In Spirochaeta lutea, a single genomic region encodes these proteins:
- a CDS encoding PEP/pyruvate-binding domain-containing protein, whose amino-acid sequence MSMILNQDFPSGDPGIDTVSGGLKIGDNVVWRTESLALYRRCCRALAVQGREHGMAMVYFRFANHPPLFALEQDDQGGWMVAGEFSHAVEVIQTHPERGFEDFITQIHRVISRKGEGGIYFFDSLSDLQNIYYSDRMIGSFFRLTCPYLRRLKTIAYFCLDWFVHSNHALTPIRRTTQLWIDGFVHRGQFYLQPIKTLGGKGGLYRWARRSSEEVGISGDPGGDSEGPDRGDTAAVPVQNSAEQSAVRSALGWQGVPSAAYRQVDVWDSVFLRLKDLLQAGESPKNTESAPQGEGPSTPDTEEQIRELHRITTRMMLTNDPSMEELALAEISPRDIVSIWQRMVGTGFIGGKALGMLLARAILRNARSRIQDYLEEHDSFYIGSDVFYTFLVDNDCWWDRQDQRSPEYYLRKNESLAQRILQGSFPQDVVNAFQDLLEYFAGSPIIVRSSSLLEDNFGNAFAGKYESIFCANQGSLPDRLEEFLNAVRRIYAGTMSREALEYRRDRGVLEKDEQMALLVQRVSGTRRGDIFYPDLAGTVLSWNPYVWHQDIDPGTGMARMVIGLGTRAVEQVGDDHPWIVSLGSPHRRLEEGRKRQHQQMMDCINLDLGRFETRSIALELLPPRLVRRDWRRRRVLREMGLPESQAVEVSLDAILSSREDSLIPLLREAASRLSRAYGVQVELEFAAQWGPGQENPPENGRTPEQAQADDLPGSLRINLLQCRPFQLRLPAGESLSRPELVKHDPRIIIHAKGPVIGVGRSMAISHIIYVDPQGYSRLDEGRRYALGQAIGRLMHGLPAGHTTLLLGPGRWGTSTPAMGVPVSFRDIKGASVIAEMDWMHEGLSPELSLGTHFFHEMVEADLLFIGLRRSDKDCVINLEWFREQMAGCRDGDDGLGGFECLYCLPCGSQPRGIVLFADPIGQEVLLYQDQPPS is encoded by the coding sequence ATGAGTATGATACTGAATCAGGATTTTCCCTCGGGGGATCCCGGCATAGACACGGTGTCCGGGGGACTGAAGATCGGGGACAACGTGGTCTGGCGGACCGAGTCCCTGGCATTGTACCGCCGGTGCTGCCGGGCCTTAGCGGTGCAGGGCAGAGAGCACGGCATGGCCATGGTGTACTTCCGTTTTGCGAATCATCCCCCACTCTTCGCCCTGGAACAAGACGACCAGGGGGGGTGGATGGTGGCTGGCGAGTTTAGTCATGCAGTGGAGGTGATTCAGACCCATCCTGAACGGGGTTTTGAGGATTTTATTACCCAGATCCACCGGGTCATCTCTCGGAAGGGTGAGGGAGGGATCTACTTTTTTGACAGCCTGTCCGATCTCCAGAATATTTACTATTCAGACCGAATGATCGGTAGTTTTTTCCGGCTCACCTGTCCCTACCTGCGCCGCCTCAAGACCATTGCCTATTTTTGTCTTGACTGGTTCGTTCATTCCAACCATGCCCTGACCCCCATCCGAAGGACTACCCAACTATGGATCGACGGGTTCGTTCACCGGGGCCAGTTCTACCTTCAGCCCATTAAGACCCTGGGAGGTAAGGGGGGATTGTACCGCTGGGCCCGGAGATCCTCTGAGGAAGTCGGGATTTCCGGGGATCCCGGGGGTGATTCGGAGGGCCCGGATAGGGGAGATACTGCTGCCGTTCCGGTACAAAACAGCGCTGAGCAGTCCGCGGTCCGCTCGGCCCTGGGTTGGCAGGGGGTGCCCTCGGCGGCCTATCGTCAGGTGGATGTATGGGATTCGGTGTTTCTACGTCTCAAGGATCTCCTGCAGGCAGGAGAATCCCCCAAAAATACGGAATCTGCCCCCCAGGGCGAAGGCCCATCCACGCCGGATACAGAGGAGCAGATTCGGGAGCTGCACCGGATAACCACCCGGATGATGCTAACCAACGATCCGTCCATGGAGGAGTTGGCTCTCGCGGAGATTTCTCCCCGGGATATCGTATCTATCTGGCAGCGCATGGTGGGCACGGGGTTTATCGGGGGAAAGGCCCTGGGGATGCTTCTTGCCAGGGCGATTCTACGGAATGCCCGGTCGAGGATTCAGGATTACCTCGAGGAGCATGACTCTTTTTACATCGGTTCGGATGTATTTTACACCTTCCTGGTGGATAATGACTGCTGGTGGGACCGCCAGGACCAGCGCAGCCCGGAGTACTACCTGCGGAAGAATGAATCCCTGGCCCAGCGAATCCTCCAGGGCAGCTTCCCCCAGGATGTGGTTAACGCCTTCCAGGATCTGCTGGAGTACTTCGCCGGCAGCCCCATCATCGTCCGGAGTTCCAGCCTCCTGGAGGATAACTTCGGGAACGCCTTCGCGGGAAAGTACGAATCTATCTTCTGCGCTAACCAAGGCAGCCTACCAGATCGCCTGGAGGAATTTCTGAATGCCGTGAGGCGTATCTACGCCGGAACCATGAGCCGGGAGGCCCTGGAATACCGGCGGGACCGGGGGGTGCTGGAAAAGGATGAACAGATGGCCCTGCTGGTTCAGCGGGTCTCCGGAACCCGCCGGGGCGATATTTTTTATCCCGATCTCGCAGGCACCGTACTGAGCTGGAACCCCTATGTCTGGCACCAGGATATCGATCCCGGGACGGGGATGGCCCGGATGGTCATCGGCTTGGGGACCCGTGCAGTGGAACAGGTAGGCGATGACCACCCATGGATTGTATCCCTGGGATCCCCCCATCGGCGGCTGGAGGAGGGGAGGAAGCGCCAGCACCAGCAGATGATGGACTGTATAAACCTGGACCTCGGGCGGTTCGAAACCAGGTCGATCGCCCTGGAGCTGCTTCCGCCGCGGTTGGTCCGCCGGGACTGGCGGCGCCGCCGGGTTCTCCGGGAGATGGGCCTTCCCGAATCCCAGGCCGTGGAGGTATCCCTGGACGCCATCCTCTCGTCCCGGGAGGATTCCCTCATCCCCCTGCTGCGTGAGGCCGCCTCCCGGCTTTCCCGAGCCTACGGGGTTCAGGTGGAGCTGGAGTTTGCCGCCCAATGGGGCCCCGGACAGGAAAATCCCCCTGAAAACGGCAGAACACCGGAACAGGCCCAGGCCGATGATTTGCCAGGTAGCCTCAGGATAAACCTGCTCCAGTGCCGGCCTTTCCAGCTCAGATTGCCCGCCGGTGAATCCCTCTCCCGCCCCGAGCTGGTCAAACACGACCCGCGTATCATCATCCACGCCAAGGGGCCGGTCATCGGGGTGGGGCGGAGTATGGCTATCAGTCATATAATTTACGTTGATCCCCAGGGGTATTCGCGGCTGGATGAGGGCCGCAGGTATGCCCTCGGTCAGGCCATCGGCCGGTTGATGCACGGTCTTCCGGCGGGTCATACCACCCTGCTTTTAGGGCCCGGCCGTTGGGGAACGAGTACCCCGGCCATGGGGGTGCCGGTTTCTTTTCGGGATATTAAGGGTGCCTCGGTGATCGCGGAGATGGACTGGATGCACGAGGGCTTGAGCC
- a CDS encoding LacI family DNA-binding transcriptional regulator, whose protein sequence is MSKITIREVAQESGVSIGTVSRVLNDRPGVKEYTRRKVLETMKALGYQPDVAARELSFRSGLRIGLNVAPNTKRLTPFFFLFIESLMNRARVDGLRFEEVGNLPNGLPEQLPDGMVLFGAHDDDPRIAYLQQNATPFVLIGRGEGIASISPDDFDGGYQAGRHLTALGHTSILHIGGYMQHQAFKDRYEGFREALSQAGVMHNPEMVLDGRFSALDAYRVLAGYLEGSGGNHPERFTAVFASSDEMAQGALVCLADHHISCPDQVSVVGFDDLPELGDTLTTIHQDIPLMAEQTLTLLGEQIDRQPPRHITLPVQLVARQTTRRL, encoded by the coding sequence ATGAGCAAGATTACCATTCGCGAAGTAGCCCAAGAATCAGGAGTCTCCATCGGCACGGTCAGCCGGGTCTTAAATGACAGGCCCGGGGTCAAAGAATACACCCGCCGGAAGGTCCTGGAGACCATGAAGGCCCTGGGATACCAACCCGATGTGGCAGCCCGGGAGTTATCCTTCCGTTCCGGCCTGAGGATCGGACTAAACGTCGCCCCGAACACCAAACGCCTGACCCCCTTCTTTTTTCTCTTCATTGAGAGCCTCATGAACCGCGCCCGGGTAGATGGCCTGAGGTTCGAGGAGGTAGGCAACCTTCCCAACGGTCTTCCCGAACAGCTTCCCGACGGAATGGTACTCTTCGGCGCCCATGATGACGACCCCCGGATCGCCTACCTCCAACAAAATGCTACACCCTTTGTGCTCATCGGCCGCGGTGAGGGTATAGCTTCCATAAGCCCCGATGATTTTGACGGCGGTTACCAGGCAGGAAGACATCTGACGGCCCTGGGCCATACATCCATCCTTCACATCGGGGGGTACATGCAGCACCAGGCCTTTAAAGACCGCTACGAAGGCTTTCGCGAGGCCCTGTCCCAAGCCGGGGTCATGCATAATCCGGAGATGGTTCTGGACGGCCGGTTCTCCGCCCTGGATGCCTACCGGGTGTTGGCAGGGTATCTGGAGGGTTCGGGGGGTAACCATCCCGAGAGGTTCACCGCCGTCTTCGCCTCATCGGACGAAATGGCCCAGGGCGCCCTGGTGTGTCTGGCGGATCACCACATTTCCTGCCCTGACCAGGTTTCCGTTGTGGGATTCGACGATTTACCCGAGTTGGGAGATACCCTTACTACCATCCACCAAGACATCCCCCTCATGGCGGAGCAAACCCTTACCCTCCTGGGAGAGCAGATTGACCGTCAACCTCCCAGGCATATCACTCTGCCGGTCCAACTGGTAGCCCGCCAAACCACCCGGCGCCTCTAG